From a single Pseudobutyrivibrio xylanivorans genomic region:
- a CDS encoding MBL fold metallo-hydrolase: MEIKQFTWDVVDSNSWLVVEDGHGLLVDAVDSQDLFDTIAVLKDLIVIVTHCHFDHIVGLNKIRELRSDVKAISTEKCSEYLGNVHRNMSAIATTFVSFYDGEVKRNVKIEPFTCEKADDTFDVIKEFEWYGHKVVLEAVYGHGDDGLLVILDNEYLFSGDTLLGIPTVTSFPRGSTKRFWAEDVPRLRKLSKSARTVYPGHGSPGEIADMLGKIIKGRV; this comes from the coding sequence TTGGAAATAAAGCAGTTTACCTGGGATGTGGTCGATTCCAATTCCTGGCTAGTAGTTGAAGATGGGCATGGGTTACTAGTGGATGCAGTGGATAGCCAAGATTTATTTGATACGATAGCAGTGCTCAAGGATTTAATTGTGATCGTGACGCATTGCCATTTTGATCATATCGTGGGGCTTAATAAGATTCGTGAATTGAGGTCAGATGTGAAGGCTATTTCCACAGAAAAATGTAGTGAGTACCTTGGTAATGTTCATCGCAATATGTCTGCTATCGCGACAACGTTTGTGAGCTTCTATGATGGAGAAGTCAAGCGAAATGTTAAAATAGAGCCATTTACCTGCGAGAAAGCCGATGACACATTTGATGTGATAAAAGAGTTTGAGTGGTATGGACACAAGGTTGTACTTGAAGCGGTTTATGGTCACGGAGATGATGGATTGCTAGTCATCCTGGATAATGAGTATTTATTTTCTGGAGATACGTTGCTAGGAATCCCGACTGTTACTAGCTTCCCGAGGGGGAGTACAAAGCGTTTCTGGGCAGAGGATGTACCGAGGCTGAGAAAATTAAGTAAGAGTGCGAGAACAGTATACCCTGGACATGGGAGTCCTGGTGAAATTGCGGATATGTTGGGGAAAATCATCAAAGGACGCGTGTAA
- a CDS encoding acyl carrier protein yields the protein MTDEIKLELLADLFECEVEDLSAEMSVDEIENWDSMTKLSLIVLMDDECGKTLTSDGIKAFKTVRDIMDFMG from the coding sequence ATGACTGATGAAATTAAATTAGAATTATTGGCAGATTTATTTGAGTGCGAAGTAGAGGATTTGTCAGCTGAAATGTCCGTTGATGAAATAGAAAATTGGGACTCAATGACCAAGCTATCACTAATAGTTCTGATGGATGATGAGTGTGGGAAGACACTTACAAGTGATGGAATAAAAGCATTTAAAACCGTTAGAGATATTATGGATTTTATGGGTTAA